The window TCTCCAAGCACGGCATCAACGGAACCGTCGGTGGAGACATCGACGACGTCAAGATGTATTTGAGGAAGACCAAGGAATACCCCGGTTTCAAGAAGATGGATGCCAAGTGGAGTGACGGCACCGGTCTTGACGAGAACGGCCTGAGCCTCGACTTCCCTCGCCTGAGCGTCAAGGCACGTCCAGAGATCGTGGCTTTCGGTGTTCCTGACGAGATCGAAGTCAACAACAAGGGCATCGTGGGTGGCGGAACCAAGCTCAAGCCCCACGAACTCGACGCACTCGTTGAAGAGCGCGGGGACGAAGTTGTCTTCTTCGACGGTCGCAATGCGTGGGAAGCAGAGATTGGCCGTTTCAAGAACGCCATCATTCCTGATGTGAAGACGACTCATGACTTCGTGCGTGAACTCGAAAGTGGCAAGTATGACCACATCAAGGACAAGCCCATTGTCACTTACTGCACCGGCGGTATTCGCTGCGAAATCTTGACCCCCATCATGAAAGCACGTGGCTTCAAGGAGATTTACCAAATTGATGGTGGCATAGTTCGCTATGGCGAAGCGCGCGGAAACCAGGGTCTGTGGGAGGGCTCGCTCTATGTCTTCGACAAGCGCATCTCCATGAACTTTGCACCCGATGTTGCCCTGATCGGAACGTGTAAGTGCTGCGGCACGAAGTCAAACCACATGATTAACTGCGCGGACAAGATGTGCCGCGAACAGATGGTCGTCTGCGAAGAGTGTGCAGCGGTGGATGTGTTCTGCGAAGAACACGCGAAAGTTACGGCTTAACGCTCAGAGCACGTTCGACCAACAGGTCGACCATAGATTCGATGTTGATCTCTTCAGCAACGGCATCAACGCGGAGCCCAAATGCTTCAGCGTCCTTTGCGGTGCGAGGACCAATAGCGGAGACCAGGGTCTTCGTTGGGATGTCACCGATCTGAATGGAGATCTGTTCAGCAACCGAACCTGAGGTCACCAAGATGTCGGTGATCTTGCCGGCACGCACATCGTTGATGACGCCTTCGGCAACATCAACACCGACCGAGCGGTAGGCAACAACCGACTTCACGCTGTGGCCGATGCGGATGAGAC of the Aurantimicrobium photophilum genome contains:
- a CDS encoding rhodanese-related sulfurtransferase → MAVPKVLLYYAFAPVADPEAVRLWQRDLCEGLNLRGRILISKHGINGTVGGDIDDVKMYLRKTKEYPGFKKMDAKWSDGTGLDENGLSLDFPRLSVKARPEIVAFGVPDEIEVNNKGIVGGGTKLKPHELDALVEERGDEVVFFDGRNAWEAEIGRFKNAIIPDVKTTHDFVRELESGKYDHIKDKPIVTYCTGGIRCEILTPIMKARGFKEIYQIDGGIVRYGEARGNQGLWEGSLYVFDKRISMNFAPDVALIGTCKCCGTKSNHMINCADKMCREQMVVCEECAAVDVFCEEHAKVTA